The proteins below come from a single Carnobacterium divergens DSM 20623 genomic window:
- the tilS gene encoding tRNA lysidine(34) synthetase TilS: MLESNFLSECYKQTFWKKNDRLLLAVSTGVDSMVLLDLIMKLPLKVKPWFAVAHVNHQLRNESQNEAAFLEAFCLDNGIPYFSTKWEKSEQPKTGTEAAARTFRYEFFKKIMAEEKISHLVTAHHGDDQAETILMRLVRGGYLESIAGIQTDREFYHKQLVRPLLAFTKGQLLEYSKNHQVVYFEDKTNLDDGYTRNRYRNHILPLLKKENPQVIQHFNDFSNDLQQILEIAQLQIMTSYQKVVKQESKGTWKLTISDFQQYPSSLRKQILNHFLQELLKQTTFSYQRNHLAKILELIESQQPNGELHFSNQWYGVKSYDSFYVTNEKIISKSSFYSTELPLNSWVDLPNGERVGFFKTTDYKEKETPNQLVIYLNPASLELPLTIRNRLPGDKMSLKGKSRGHKKLKDILIDQKIPLEQRNQAYLIADNQKKIIWLIEYKESQLSIAKETDKIQYILVYDKNEGIEKEKTINAK; this comes from the coding sequence ATGCTCGAAAGCAATTTTTTAAGTGAATGTTACAAACAAACCTTTTGGAAAAAAAACGATCGACTTTTGCTGGCTGTGTCAACAGGTGTAGACTCGATGGTATTGCTAGATTTAATTATGAAGTTGCCATTAAAAGTAAAACCGTGGTTTGCAGTAGCCCATGTTAATCATCAGCTACGAAACGAATCTCAAAATGAAGCCGCTTTTCTAGAAGCTTTTTGTTTAGACAACGGGATCCCTTATTTTTCAACAAAATGGGAAAAATCCGAGCAACCAAAAACAGGAACTGAAGCCGCTGCCAGAACTTTTCGTTATGAGTTTTTTAAAAAAATAATGGCTGAAGAAAAAATCAGCCATTTAGTAACAGCTCATCATGGAGACGATCAAGCAGAAACGATTTTAATGCGTTTAGTGAGAGGTGGATATCTTGAAAGCATTGCAGGAATTCAGACAGACCGAGAGTTTTACCATAAACAGCTCGTTCGTCCGTTACTTGCTTTTACAAAAGGTCAACTTCTTGAATATAGCAAAAACCATCAGGTCGTCTACTTTGAGGATAAAACAAACCTTGATGATGGATACACAAGAAATCGATATCGTAACCATATTCTGCCATTGTTGAAGAAGGAAAATCCGCAAGTGATTCAACATTTTAATGATTTTTCAAATGACTTACAACAAATACTTGAGATTGCTCAACTACAAATAATGACAAGCTATCAAAAAGTGGTTAAACAAGAAAGCAAAGGAACTTGGAAACTAACCATTTCCGATTTTCAACAGTATCCTTCTAGTTTAAGAAAACAAATCTTAAACCATTTTTTACAAGAATTATTGAAGCAAACCACCTTTAGTTATCAACGAAACCATCTAGCAAAAATACTCGAATTAATAGAAAGTCAACAACCAAATGGAGAACTTCATTTTTCAAATCAATGGTACGGCGTTAAAAGCTACGATTCATTTTACGTAACAAACGAAAAAATAATCAGTAAATCCAGTTTTTATTCAACCGAATTGCCATTGAATTCATGGGTTGACCTACCAAACGGTGAGCGCGTTGGTTTTTTTAAAACAACAGATTACAAAGAAAAAGAAACACCCAATCAATTGGTGATCTATCTTAATCCAGCTTCGCTAGAATTACCGCTAACCATCCGAAATCGGTTGCCTGGTGATAAAATGAGCTTAAAAGGAAAAAGCAGAGGTCACAAAAAACTTAAAGATATTTTAATAGATCAAAAAATACCGCTAGAACAGCGTAATCAAGCATATTTGATCGCCGATAATCAAAAAAAAATTATTTGGTTGATAGAATATAAGGAATCCCAATTGTCTATTGCTAAAGAAACTGATAAAATACAATACATACTCGTTTACGATAAAAATGAGGGTATTGAAAAGGAGAAAACGATAAATGCAAAATGA
- the hpt gene encoding hypoxanthine phosphoribosyltransferase: MQNDIERILFSREELATKTVELGKQLTEEYQGKNPLVVGVLKGATFFMSDVVKEIDTYLEMDFMDVSSYGNDIVSSGEVKIIKDLDTNVTGRDILIVEDIIDSGRTLAYLVDLFKYRQAKSVKIVTLLDKPEGRVVDITADYVGFLVPNEFVVGYGLDYAERYRNLPYIGILKPEIYQEK; encoded by the coding sequence ATGCAAAATGATATTGAACGTATCCTCTTCTCAAGAGAAGAATTGGCTACTAAAACCGTAGAACTAGGTAAACAGTTAACAGAGGAATATCAAGGTAAGAATCCGCTTGTAGTAGGTGTTCTTAAAGGCGCAACTTTCTTTATGTCAGATGTTGTCAAAGAAATTGATACCTATTTAGAAATGGACTTCATGGATGTTTCAAGTTATGGAAATGATATTGTTTCCTCAGGAGAAGTAAAAATCATTAAAGACTTAGATACCAATGTAACTGGACGTGACATCTTGATTGTTGAAGATATTATCGACAGCGGCAGAACGTTAGCTTACTTAGTTGACTTATTTAAGTATCGTCAAGCCAAATCAGTTAAAATTGTGACGCTTTTAGACAAACCAGAAGGACGCGTTGTGGATATTACAGCGGACTATGTTGGCTTCTTAGTACCAAATGAATTTGTCGTAGGCTATGGCTTGGACTATGCAGAACGTTATCGTAATCTACCTTATATTGGAATTTTAAAACCTGAGATTTACCAAGAGAAATAA
- the ftsH gene encoding ATP-dependent zinc metalloprotease FtsH — MKKNGLFKSGVFYAIVFLGIIGIVTWATGGSTGEQSNKLSGSDFVTQLKDGKIAKFNIQPSGGVYNITGEYRDEQKVKDSSSGLKIFGSTDAKSKNFTTTVLQNDSIVSEINGIAQDKKVTMTPLEEDTPGIWLTLLMTMAPIIILIFFFYLMMGQGGQGGQGGGRGVMSFGKSKAKEADSKANKIRFSDVAGAEEEKQELVEVVEFLKDPRRFVALGARIPAGVLLEGPPGTGKTLLAKAVAGEAGVPFYSISGSDFVEMFVGVGASRVRDLFETAKKNAPAIIFIDEIDAVGRQRGAGMGGGHDEREQTLNQLLVEMDGFTGNEGIIIIAATNRSDVLDPALLRPGRFDRQILVGRPDVKGREAILKVHAKNKPLADDVDLKVVAQQTPGFAGADLENLLNESALVAARRNKTKIDALDVDEAQDRVIAGPAKKDRVISKKEREMVAYHESGHTIVGMVLSDARVVHKVTIVPRGRAGGYAIMLPKEDRFLMTKTEMFEQIVGLLGGRTAEEMVFGVQSTGASNDFEQATGLARSMVTEYGMSDRLGPVQYEGNHQVFVGRDYGQTKAYSEQVAYEIDEEVRKLLNDAHVEARRILEEHKAQHKLIAEKLLELETLDERTIKSLFETGEMPLAKGQENPEFPSEKGATFEEAKKALEAKEAEKMKQEEAELAERKQELHEEEVEEQVEAKEASDEVKAEQKEKTEEEAKSEYDDNNFSDRYK; from the coding sequence ATGAAGAAGAATGGACTCTTTAAAAGTGGCGTCTTCTATGCAATTGTTTTCTTAGGAATCATTGGAATTGTAACTTGGGCAACTGGTGGATCAACTGGCGAACAAAGTAACAAGCTTTCAGGAAGTGACTTCGTAACTCAATTGAAAGACGGCAAAATAGCAAAATTTAACATCCAACCAAGTGGTGGGGTTTATAACATCACTGGGGAATATCGTGACGAACAAAAAGTGAAAGACAGCTCGTCTGGACTAAAAATCTTTGGTTCAACAGACGCTAAGAGCAAGAACTTTACAACAACAGTCTTACAAAATGACTCGATTGTTAGTGAAATTAACGGTATTGCTCAAGATAAAAAAGTAACGATGACACCATTAGAAGAGGATACTCCAGGAATCTGGTTAACTCTATTAATGACAATGGCGCCAATCATTATTTTGATTTTCTTCTTCTATCTAATGATGGGACAAGGCGGTCAAGGTGGACAAGGCGGCGGACGTGGCGTGATGAGCTTTGGCAAATCAAAAGCTAAAGAAGCTGACAGTAAAGCCAACAAAATTCGTTTTTCAGATGTAGCAGGAGCTGAGGAAGAAAAACAAGAATTAGTTGAAGTAGTTGAATTCCTTAAAGACCCAAGACGTTTTGTTGCTTTAGGAGCTAGAATTCCAGCAGGTGTTCTATTAGAAGGACCTCCCGGAACTGGTAAAACTTTACTAGCAAAAGCCGTAGCAGGTGAAGCTGGCGTTCCTTTCTACTCAATCTCAGGTTCAGATTTCGTTGAGATGTTTGTAGGGGTCGGTGCAAGCCGCGTACGTGATTTATTTGAAACAGCGAAGAAAAATGCTCCAGCAATCATCTTTATCGATGAAATCGATGCAGTTGGTCGTCAACGTGGTGCAGGTATGGGTGGCGGACACGATGAACGTGAACAAACCCTAAACCAATTATTAGTTGAAATGGATGGATTTACAGGAAATGAAGGCATCATTATCATTGCTGCAACCAACCGTTCAGACGTATTAGATCCAGCCTTACTTCGTCCAGGTCGTTTTGACCGTCAAATCTTAGTAGGCCGTCCAGATGTTAAAGGACGTGAAGCAATTCTTAAAGTCCACGCTAAAAACAAACCTTTAGCAGATGACGTAGATTTAAAAGTAGTAGCACAACAAACACCAGGCTTTGCAGGTGCGGATTTAGAAAACCTATTAAATGAGTCTGCATTAGTTGCAGCTCGTCGAAATAAAACTAAAATTGACGCGCTAGATGTCGATGAAGCACAAGACCGCGTTATTGCAGGTCCAGCTAAAAAAGACCGCGTTATCAGTAAAAAAGAACGTGAAATGGTTGCGTACCATGAATCAGGACATACCATCGTTGGTATGGTACTAAGTGACGCACGCGTTGTTCACAAAGTAACCATCGTACCTCGTGGCCGTGCTGGCGGATATGCCATTATGCTTCCAAAAGAAGATCGTTTCTTAATGACTAAAACAGAAATGTTTGAACAAATTGTTGGATTGCTTGGTGGACGTACAGCGGAAGAAATGGTCTTCGGCGTTCAATCGACTGGCGCAAGTAACGACTTTGAACAAGCAACAGGCTTAGCTCGTAGCATGGTAACTGAATACGGAATGAGTGATCGTTTAGGTCCCGTTCAATATGAAGGAAACCACCAAGTCTTTGTTGGTCGTGACTACGGTCAAACAAAAGCTTATTCAGAACAAGTTGCATATGAAATCGATGAAGAAGTACGCAAACTGTTAAATGACGCTCACGTGGAAGCTCGTCGTATCTTAGAAGAACATAAAGCACAACACAAATTGATTGCTGAAAAACTTCTAGAATTAGAAACATTAGACGAACGCACAATCAAGAGTCTATTTGAAACAGGCGAAATGCCACTAGCAAAAGGTCAAGAAAACCCTGAATTTCCAAGTGAAAAAGGTGCAACCTTTGAAGAGGCAAAAAAGGCGTTAGAAGCTAAAGAAGCTGAAAAAATGAAACAAGAAGAAGCTGAACTAGCGGAACGTAAGCAAGAACTTCATGAAGAAGAAGTGGAAGAACAGGTTGAAGCCAAAGAAGCTTCTGATGAAGTGAAAGCAGAACAAAAAGAAAAAACGGAGGAAGAAGCTAAGTCTGAATACGACGACAACAACTTCTCAGATCGTTACAAATAA
- the hslO gene encoding Hsp33 family molecular chaperone HslO yields the protein MSDYLLKSVCYEGQIRAYALCATETVSEAQKRHDTWSASSAALGRTMVGALLLGATLKGDDKMTVKVDGDGPVGHIVVDSNGRGEVKGYIANPSVSLPPNAAGKIDVRGAVGTQGTLTVTKDLGLKEAFSGQVPLVSGELGEDFTYYMANSEQVPSAIGLSVLVDTDDSIKAAGGFMIQVMPGATDETLLAIEKNIAEIPLVSKLMDAGEQPEEILDRLLGKENVKVLEKMPVSFKCDCSKERFSTAIIALGEHEITEMIEEDHGAEASCHFCGNHYHYSETDLIELRAEALAK from the coding sequence ATGTCAGATTATTTATTAAAAAGTGTGTGTTACGAGGGGCAAATTAGAGCATACGCACTTTGTGCAACAGAAACCGTTAGTGAAGCTCAAAAAAGACATGATACATGGAGCGCATCATCTGCTGCATTAGGAAGAACGATGGTTGGTGCACTGTTGTTAGGTGCAACTTTAAAAGGTGACGACAAAATGACTGTCAAAGTGGATGGAGACGGACCAGTTGGGCACATCGTTGTAGACAGTAATGGCCGAGGTGAAGTAAAAGGCTATATTGCTAATCCAAGTGTGAGTTTACCCCCTAACGCTGCAGGGAAAATCGATGTTCGCGGTGCAGTCGGAACTCAAGGGACGCTAACAGTAACAAAAGACTTAGGTTTAAAAGAAGCCTTTTCTGGACAAGTTCCGCTAGTTAGTGGCGAACTAGGCGAAGATTTCACCTACTATATGGCTAATTCAGAGCAAGTGCCTTCAGCAATTGGATTAAGTGTTTTAGTAGACACAGACGATTCCATTAAAGCCGCAGGGGGATTTATGATTCAAGTAATGCCAGGAGCAACAGATGAAACGCTTCTTGCAATTGAAAAAAATATTGCTGAAATTCCGTTGGTATCAAAATTAATGGATGCAGGAGAGCAACCAGAAGAAATATTAGATCGTCTATTAGGTAAAGAAAATGTGAAAGTTCTTGAAAAAATGCCAGTCAGTTTCAAATGTGATTGTTCAAAAGAACGCTTTTCAACAGCGATTATTGCATTAGGAGAACACGAAATCACTGAAATGATTGAGGAAGATCATGGCGCTGAAGCAAGCTGTCATTTTTGTGGCAATCACTACCATTATTCAGAAACAGATTTGATAGAATTACGAGCAGAAGCCTTAGCTAAATAA
- the cysK gene encoding cysteine synthase A: MVRIVSSVTELIGETPIVKLNQVVPAEAADVYVKLEFFNAGSSVKDRIALNMIEVAEEEGVLKPGNTIVEPTSGNTGVGLAMVAAAKGYPAILVMPDTMSIERRKLLRAYGATLILTPGSEGMKGAIAKATELAAQPNYFMPMQFDNLANPAVHEATTGPEILEAFDGKGPDAFVAGVGTGGTLTGVGHVLKQANPATLIYAVEPAESPVLAGGSPSPHKIQGIGAGFVPGVLDTKIYDGILEVTSEDALGMAREVATKEGILVGISSGAAIKAAIEVAKKLGKGKSVLAIVPDNGERYLSTALYPTVEGE, translated from the coding sequence ATGGTAAGAATTGTTTCATCAGTAACAGAATTAATCGGAGAAACCCCAATCGTTAAGCTAAATCAAGTTGTTCCAGCAGAAGCTGCAGATGTTTATGTGAAACTAGAATTTTTTAACGCTGGAAGTAGCGTAAAAGATCGAATTGCATTGAATATGATTGAAGTTGCAGAAGAAGAGGGTGTTTTAAAACCCGGAAACACAATCGTTGAACCTACAAGTGGAAATACGGGTGTAGGTCTAGCGATGGTAGCAGCAGCAAAAGGCTATCCTGCAATTTTAGTTATGCCAGATACTATGAGTATTGAACGTCGCAAATTATTAAGAGCATATGGAGCGACTTTAATATTAACGCCAGGATCAGAAGGAATGAAAGGTGCAATTGCCAAAGCGACTGAATTAGCAGCACAACCCAATTATTTTATGCCAATGCAATTTGACAATTTAGCGAATCCAGCAGTCCATGAAGCGACAACTGGACCTGAAATTTTAGAAGCATTTGACGGAAAAGGACCAGATGCATTTGTTGCAGGAGTTGGAACTGGTGGAACTCTTACTGGAGTGGGTCATGTTTTAAAACAAGCAAATCCAGCGACCTTGATTTACGCTGTTGAACCAGCTGAATCACCTGTTTTAGCAGGAGGCTCACCAAGTCCCCATAAAATCCAAGGAATTGGAGCAGGTTTTGTACCTGGTGTCTTAGATACGAAAATTTATGATGGAATTTTAGAAGTAACAAGCGAAGATGCGTTAGGAATGGCAAGAGAAGTTGCCACTAAAGAAGGAATACTTGTTGGAATTTCATCAGGAGCAGCAATTAAAGCAGCAATTGAAGTTGCTAAAAAGTTAGGAAAAGGAAAATCCGTTTTAGCGATAGTACCTGACAACGGCGAACGCTATTTATCAACAGCACTTTACCCAACAGTAGAAGGCGAATAA
- the dusB gene encoding tRNA dihydrouridine synthase DusB: MWKIGDVEIPNRVVVAPMAGISNAAFRVTVKEFGAGLVVCEMISDKGIQTRNKKTLEMLHIEENEYPLSVQIFGGDKDTLVEAAKFVEANTQAAIIDINMGCPVNKIIKAEAGAKWLLDPNKVYEMVAAVADAVQLPVTVKMRIGWDLDHVFAVENALAAERAGAGAVAMHGRTRVQMYEGQADWDVLKEVKQALTIPFMGNGDVKTPMDAKRMLDEVGADGVMIGRAALGNPWMIYQTKHYLETGILLPEPPAREKIATAKLHLERLVDLKGETIATREFRQHAAYYLKGISRAAKTKLAVNQATRQEEMVSILDAFVEATEERELNTVK; encoded by the coding sequence ATGTGGAAAATAGGAGACGTTGAAATACCCAATCGTGTTGTAGTTGCTCCAATGGCTGGAATTAGCAATGCAGCTTTCCGAGTTACTGTAAAAGAATTTGGCGCAGGCTTAGTTGTTTGTGAAATGATCAGTGATAAAGGAATCCAAACCCGCAATAAAAAAACCTTAGAAATGCTGCACATTGAAGAAAATGAGTACCCATTAAGCGTTCAGATTTTTGGTGGCGATAAAGATACACTAGTGGAAGCTGCAAAATTTGTTGAGGCAAATACCCAAGCAGCCATTATCGATATTAATATGGGATGCCCAGTAAATAAAATCATCAAAGCAGAAGCTGGCGCAAAATGGTTGTTGGACCCTAATAAGGTCTATGAAATGGTTGCGGCAGTTGCAGATGCTGTTCAATTACCAGTAACCGTAAAAATGAGAATTGGTTGGGATTTGGATCATGTATTCGCTGTCGAAAATGCCTTAGCAGCAGAACGAGCAGGAGCGGGAGCAGTAGCAATGCACGGTCGGACAAGAGTCCAAATGTATGAAGGACAAGCAGACTGGGATGTTTTAAAAGAAGTGAAACAAGCACTAACCATTCCATTCATGGGGAACGGAGATGTAAAAACCCCAATGGACGCTAAACGTATGTTAGATGAGGTTGGTGCAGATGGCGTAATGATTGGACGCGCTGCGCTAGGGAATCCTTGGATGATTTATCAAACCAAACATTACTTGGAAACAGGAATTCTACTACCTGAACCACCAGCAAGAGAAAAAATTGCTACAGCCAAGCTTCACTTAGAACGATTAGTTGATTTAAAAGGCGAAACCATTGCCACTAGAGAATTCCGTCAGCATGCTGCTTACTATTTAAAAGGGATTTCACGTGCAGCAAAAACTAAACTAGCAGTGAATCAAGCAACTCGACAAGAAGAAATGGTAAGTATACTCGATGCATTTGTAGAAGCGACAGAAGAACGAGAATTGAACACGGTGAAATAA
- the lysS gene encoding lysine--tRNA ligase, producing the protein MSHETNNQEELNDQLQVRREKLADLYAKDIDPFGSRFERTHLSSELHEAYDADTKEELAAKEETATVAGRIMTKRGKGKVGFAHLQDRKGQIQIYVRKDTVGEEDYEIFKNADLGDFIGVTGIIMKTDTGEVTIKPTSLVQLSKALRPLPDKYHGLTNVEQRYRQRYLDLISNKESFDRFTKRSQIIKEVRNYLNEQDYLEVETPTLHNLAGGAAARPFITHHNALDMELYLRIALELHLKRLIVGGMEKVYEIGRVFRNEGVDTTHNPEFTMLEVYTAYTDYQDVMDLTEGIIRTAAERVLGTAKITYGGVDVDLETTWKRQHMLDAIKEVSGVDFWPVMTDEEARQLAKDNNVAITENMQYGHVVNEFFETFVEEKLIQPTFIYGHPVEISPLAKKNPKDGRFTDRFELFIVGNEYANAFTELNDPIDQRERFESQMQERAEGNDEAHQLDEDFLEALEYGMPPTGGLGIGIDRLVMLLTDAQAIRDVLLFPTMRNN; encoded by the coding sequence ATGAGCCACGAAACTAACAATCAAGAAGAATTAAATGACCAATTACAAGTGCGTCGTGAAAAATTGGCCGATTTATACGCAAAAGACATCGATCCATTTGGCAGTCGCTTTGAAAGAACACATCTATCAAGCGAATTACATGAAGCTTATGATGCTGATACTAAAGAAGAATTAGCAGCCAAGGAAGAAACAGCAACTGTTGCTGGAAGAATCATGACTAAGCGTGGAAAAGGTAAGGTTGGCTTTGCTCATTTACAAGACCGTAAAGGCCAAATTCAAATTTATGTTCGAAAAGACACTGTTGGTGAGGAAGACTATGAAATCTTTAAAAACGCAGACTTAGGCGATTTTATCGGTGTAACAGGAATCATCATGAAAACAGATACTGGAGAAGTAACGATTAAGCCTACTTCATTGGTTCAACTATCAAAAGCACTACGTCCGTTACCAGATAAATATCATGGTTTAACAAATGTAGAACAACGCTACCGTCAACGTTACTTAGATTTGATTAGTAACAAAGAAAGCTTTGATCGTTTTACAAAACGTAGCCAAATCATTAAAGAAGTTCGTAATTATTTAAATGAACAAGATTACTTGGAAGTAGAAACACCAACTTTACACAATTTAGCAGGTGGAGCAGCAGCACGTCCATTTATTACGCATCATAATGCATTAGACATGGAATTGTATTTACGTATTGCCTTAGAGTTGCACTTGAAACGCTTAATTGTTGGAGGAATGGAAAAAGTTTACGAAATCGGTCGAGTATTCCGCAACGAAGGTGTCGATACAACACACAACCCAGAATTTACAATGTTAGAAGTATATACAGCATACACAGACTATCAAGACGTAATGGATTTAACAGAAGGAATCATTCGTACAGCAGCTGAGCGAGTATTAGGAACAGCTAAAATCACTTATGGTGGTGTAGATGTTGATTTAGAAACAACTTGGAAACGTCAACACATGTTAGATGCTATTAAAGAAGTGTCTGGAGTTGACTTCTGGCCAGTAATGACGGATGAAGAAGCACGTCAACTAGCAAAAGACAATAACGTAGCTATTACTGAGAACATGCAATATGGTCATGTCGTAAATGAATTCTTTGAAACTTTTGTAGAAGAGAAATTGATTCAACCGACATTTATCTATGGACATCCTGTAGAAATTTCGCCATTAGCGAAGAAAAATCCTAAAGACGGACGCTTCACAGATCGATTCGAACTCTTTATTGTTGGAAATGAATATGCAAATGCATTTACAGAATTAAATGATCCGATTGATCAAAGAGAACGTTTTGAATCACAAATGCAAGAACGAGCAGAAGGAAATGACGAAGCACATCAATTAGATGAAGATTTCTTAGAAGCTCTTGAATATGGAATGCCGCCAACAGGTGGATTAGGAATCGGAATTGACCGCTTAGTAATGTTACTAACAGATGCTCAAGCGATTCGTGACGTATTGCTATTTCCAACAATGCGTAATAATTAA